One genomic window of Halogeometricum sp. S3BR5-2 includes the following:
- the udk gene encoding uridine kinase has protein sequence MTIPSFVIGIAGGTGAGKTTVARLITENVGESVTRIPIDNYYEDLSHLDLSEREDVNYDHPSAFEWDLLREQLSTLLEGQPIEMPVYDFEIHNRKEEATTVEPTDVIIVEGILALYDEDVNEMFDLRLYVETDADVRILRRIERDVIERGRDLEGVIDQYLSTVKPMHEQFIEPSKKHADLIIPEGANSVAVNLLEEKVMAEVHGDAVRDWERPAPER, from the coding sequence ACCATCCCGTCGTTCGTCATCGGTATCGCTGGCGGGACCGGCGCGGGCAAGACAACCGTCGCGCGACTCATCACGGAGAACGTCGGCGAGTCCGTCACGCGCATCCCCATCGACAACTACTACGAGGACCTGAGCCACCTCGACCTCTCCGAACGCGAGGACGTCAACTACGACCACCCCTCGGCGTTCGAGTGGGACCTCCTGCGAGAACAGCTCTCGACGCTGCTGGAAGGGCAACCCATCGAGATGCCGGTGTACGACTTCGAGATACACAACCGCAAGGAGGAGGCGACGACGGTCGAACCGACGGACGTCATCATCGTCGAGGGTATCCTCGCGCTGTACGACGAGGACGTCAACGAGATGTTCGACCTGCGCCTCTACGTCGAGACGGACGCCGACGTGCGCATCCTCCGCCGAATCGAACGCGACGTTATCGAACGCGGGCGCGACCTGGAGGGCGTCATCGACCAGTACCTCTCGACGGTGAAGCCGATGCACGAGCAGTTCATCGAACCCTCGAAGAAGCACGCCGACCTCATCATCCCCGAAGGGGCAAACAGCGTCGCGGTGAACCTCTTAGAGGAGAAGGTGATGGCGGAGGTGCACGGCGACGCGGTGCGCGACTGGGAGCGTCCGGCGCCGGAGCGATAG